From Psychrobacillus sp. FSL K6-2836, a single genomic window includes:
- a CDS encoding DUF1129 family protein, protein MKASELIQENNQKRALLTEENEHYYTNLLLYIRTKLTLSEQQSEEVLMEMLDHLIEGQQDGKTAIEIFGNDPKGYADEIVSHLPHENKRNSFIFMSEIALNVIGWFLIMRSIIIPIIGGETSEKVYVISSLLLIILILVMTGLGVKMIFGLISQSSFDENATDKKMMIKAGLYGAGGFLVIAIISFFVKEIGPSFILPWQASLGIGSILILISWLMKKSRI, encoded by the coding sequence ATGAAGGCAAGTGAGTTAATCCAAGAAAACAATCAAAAAAGAGCGTTACTAACGGAAGAAAATGAGCATTATTACACGAATTTATTGCTCTATATCCGAACTAAACTAACCTTATCAGAGCAACAATCAGAGGAAGTTTTGATGGAAATGTTAGATCATCTTATAGAGGGTCAACAGGACGGAAAAACTGCTATAGAAATCTTTGGCAATGATCCTAAGGGATACGCAGATGAGATTGTAAGCCATTTACCGCACGAAAATAAACGAAATAGCTTCATATTTATGAGTGAGATAGCTTTAAATGTAATTGGATGGTTTCTAATAATGCGAAGCATAATTATTCCAATAATCGGAGGAGAAACTTCGGAAAAAGTGTATGTTATATCTTCCCTGCTTCTTATCATTCTGATTTTGGTTATGACAGGGCTTGGAGTGAAAATGATTTTTGGGTTAATAAGTCAGTCGTCTTTCGATGAAAATGCTACTGATAAAAAGATGATGATTAAGGCTGGTTTATATGGAGCTGGTGGTTTTTTAGTTATTGCAATCATTAGCTTTTTTGTAAAGGAAATCGGGCCATCCTTTATATTACCTTGGCAGGCTTCACTTGGTATAGGATCTATATTAATACTGATTTCATGGCTAATGAAGAAATCTAGAATCTAA
- a CDS encoding PadR family transcriptional regulator encodes MSIRSQLLKGILDGCVLAVIEKETVYGYELSKKLQKVGLEDVSEGTIYPVLLRLQKNELIIGEMRASESGPNRKYYSLTAAGKEALETISIEWNQLSVPINALLSKGDETYEGK; translated from the coding sequence ATGTCCATTAGAAGTCAGTTACTTAAAGGAATTCTTGATGGCTGTGTACTTGCCGTTATCGAAAAAGAAACCGTTTACGGTTATGAATTATCAAAAAAGCTCCAAAAAGTCGGTTTAGAGGATGTGAGTGAAGGTACTATTTACCCTGTTCTATTAAGACTTCAAAAAAATGAGTTAATTATTGGTGAAATGAGAGCATCAGAATCTGGACCCAACCGTAAGTATTATTCATTAACCGCTGCTGGCAAAGAGGCGCTTGAAACAATTTCCATAGAATGGAATCAGCTATCAGTACCTATTAATGCTTTATTATCGAAAGGGGATGAAACGTATGAAGGCAAGTGA
- the dacB gene encoding D-alanyl-D-alanine carboxypeptidase/D-alanyl-D-alanine endopeptidase, with protein MGIWKRLLVTVISIVMISGSIFISTGEDNTVEAATSYNSLKSKINTIMADSRMKSATTALTVRKASTGEIVYQYNGDIGITPASSLKLLTAAAALETLGENYRFPTAVYTNGQVQNGILNGNLYLRGKGDPTLLKSDFDNFANSLSKQGIKRISGNIVGDDSWYDSVRLSAGILAEDEPYYYAAPISALTVSPNSDFDAGSVIVQAIPSTNGKATKVTLTPQTSVLQVVNKSRTVPKGYKNTLKITRQLGTNKVIISGNSPIGTYGTKEWISVTDPTLYVLDIFKKSLQAKGITFIPSSVVMKGKTPDNAKVLESKRSKPLKDIIIPFMKLSNNTHAEMLAKEMGKVKYGAGSWNAGLKVMREYANSIGLDSTKWKFEDASGMSYSNKITSRELSHLLYAVQSEPWYKTFSKSLPVAGMSDRFVGGTLRNRLKTTGTRGNITAKTGSLENIKSLAGYAKTKSGETLIFTVLTEKNKTSTIPALDRIATTIANHY; from the coding sequence GTGGGAATTTGGAAAAGATTATTAGTTACTGTCATTTCAATCGTTATGATTAGTGGTTCTATTTTTATTTCTACAGGTGAGGATAATACTGTAGAAGCCGCTACTTCGTACAATAGTTTAAAAAGCAAGATTAACACCATAATGGCAGATAGTCGTATGAAAAGTGCAACAACAGCACTTACGGTACGAAAAGCATCTACTGGTGAAATAGTATATCAATATAACGGGGATATAGGGATAACGCCTGCGTCTTCATTAAAACTTTTAACTGCAGCAGCAGCCTTAGAAACACTTGGGGAAAACTATCGTTTCCCAACGGCAGTTTATACGAATGGGCAAGTACAAAATGGCATATTAAATGGTAATTTGTATTTGCGGGGTAAAGGTGATCCAACCTTATTGAAGTCCGACTTTGATAATTTCGCGAATAGTTTATCAAAACAAGGTATTAAAAGAATTTCTGGAAATATAGTTGGGGATGATTCATGGTATGATTCCGTTCGACTGTCTGCAGGTATTTTGGCAGAGGACGAGCCATACTATTATGCAGCACCTATTTCTGCTCTGACAGTTTCACCCAATAGTGATTTTGACGCTGGGTCGGTAATAGTTCAGGCGATACCTTCTACAAATGGGAAGGCAACTAAAGTAACGCTAACTCCTCAAACTAGTGTTTTACAGGTAGTGAATAAGTCCAGAACCGTTCCTAAAGGATACAAAAACACTTTGAAAATTACTCGACAATTAGGGACTAATAAGGTAATTATTTCTGGAAACTCACCAATTGGAACCTACGGAACGAAGGAATGGATTTCCGTGACAGATCCAACATTATATGTATTGGATATATTTAAAAAGTCATTACAAGCAAAAGGTATCACATTTATACCTTCCTCTGTAGTAATGAAAGGGAAGACACCCGACAATGCAAAGGTTTTAGAATCTAAAAGATCTAAACCGCTAAAGGATATAATCATTCCATTTATGAAGCTTAGTAATAATACTCATGCGGAGATGTTAGCAAAAGAAATGGGAAAAGTGAAGTATGGAGCGGGAAGCTGGAATGCAGGATTAAAAGTAATGAGAGAATATGCTAATTCTATTGGATTGGACAGCACTAAATGGAAATTTGAAGACGCATCAGGTATGTCATATTCAAACAAAATTACAAGTAGAGAATTATCGCATTTACTTTATGCAGTTCAGTCAGAACCTTGGTATAAGACTTTCAGTAAAAGCCTTCCAGTAGCGGGTATGTCTGATCGTTTTGTAGGTGGTACCCTTCGAAATAGATTGAAAACTACTGGTACTAGAGGTAACATAACAGCGAAAACTGGTAGTCTAGAAAATATAAAATCCCTCGCTGGATATGCAAAAACTAAAAGCGGTGAGACTCTTATATTTACCGTGTTAACAGAGAAAAATAAAACGAGCACAATCCCCGCACTTGATAGAATTGCTACAACGATTGCTAATCACTATTAA